The sequence GTTTTTCATCCTTCAGTTCCTCGTAAATGTCTGCATTTTCTTTCTGCATTTGCTAATTAGGACACACAGACCGATTAAATTATGCACATGGAACAGTCCGTACCCCATCACAGGGGATtaaccctctccccacccacacacaggTCAGTTCGTTCTCCATTGCAGGGGATTaaccctctccccaccatcatgGGACCATCCATTCCCCATCACAGGGAATTAACCCTCTCCCCAACCACACATGGGTCAGTCTGTTCTCCATTCCAAGGGattaaccctccccccaccctcatgGGACCGTCCATTCCCCATCACAAGGGATTAACCCTCTCCCCAACCACACACGGGTAAGTCTGTTCTCCACTGCAGGGGGATTAACCCTCTCCCCACCCAACCATGGGTCAGTCCCCCATCACAGGGGATtaaccctctccccaccctcatcAGACCGTCCATTCCCCGTAGCAGGAGATTAACCCTCTCCCCATCCACACACAGGACAGTTTTTCCCAATGCAGGGGATTAACCCTCTCCCCACCCTAATCGGACCGTCCATTCCCCATCACAGGGGATTAACCCACTCCCCACCCTCATGGGACCATCCATTTCCCATCGCAGGGGATTAACCCTCTCCCCACCCAAACACGGGTCAGTCCATTCCCCATCACAGGGGATtaaccctctccccaccctcatGGGACTGTTTATTCCCCATCGCAGGGGATTAACCCACTCCCCACCCACACACGGGTCGGTCCCTTCCCCATCATAGGGGATtaaccctctccccaccctcatcGGACCATCCATTCCACATAGCAGGAGATtaaccctctccccacccacacacaggACAGTCTGTCCCCATCACAGGGGATtaaccctctccccacccacactCAGGACAGTCCGTTCCCCATCGCAGGGAATTAACCCTCTCCCAACCCACACACGGGTCAGTCCATTCCCCATTGCAGGGGATtaaccctctccccacccacacacGGGTCAGTCCGTTCCCCATCACAGGAGATTAATCCTCTCCCCACCCTCATGGGATCGTCCATTCCCCAGGGGAGGGTATtaaccctctccccacccacacaaGGGGCAGTCTGACCCCAGGGGAGAGGATTAACTCTCCCAATCCAAATGTGACAGCCCGTTCTGCACTGGAGGGGGTTAATCCTCTCCCTATAGTGGGAGAGTAGTGTCAGTCTTGAAATGGAGGGGGTTCTGTCTCGCAAGTCCTCCCTGGCTCTCCTGCCTTACCTCATAATTAGAGACATTCGCTGATGGTTTACTCTTCTTCCGCTCTAAGATCTGTGTTGATTCATGAGGAAGGTCGAAGTGAGTCTTTGACATGTACAGAAATTGAATACCCAACTCTTAAAAGCAAGCAAAATGGCAGGAGGGGCCATACTGCGCCTCCAATCGGGCCCCATGCGGCTGATCTGAAACCTCAGCTCCCCTCCCCAGCCACTTCTCTTGGATGCCCTTAATAGTCCCAAACTCAGTGACTTATCCTATCAATCTTTTGACAGAGATTGTAAAACCATGAAAATCTGTAGGCACTGTggctaaagtaaaaacacaatgctggagaaactcaactggtcaaataatgtcctttatatagcaaaggttttgataaaggactcaagacgatataaaggacaccgtttgacctgctgagtttctccagttttatgTTTTTTTCCCTCAATAGAGGAGTCCCACAGTTTCTGCAGGCAAGAATCCCAAAGATACCCCTCAGGAGGAAGAGATTTCTCTCATCTTTGCCTTGAACAgccaaccaccccccacccaactctGAGACTAACCCCCTGGTTCTATTTACCCCTCACCCTCAACTTATTGTTTTGAAGAGAACGTTCCATTCTTTTAAAGTGCGTTAGTGAGTTAAAGAAAGGATGTGAGTTAAGAGCAAATGACTCAAGGACCCCTCTCTCCCTGCACGCTGTGTCACTGACTGCATCCCCACTGATATCATTTCACCCTCCCTTGTACTGTCCGTCAGTGACTGCTCTCCCCCAGCACCCCGTGTCATTGCCTGTACTCTTCCTGATATTAACTCCTCACCTTCAGACGACAGTACAGAGCTGTTAACACCGTTCCGTAGACAAAGAGAATGGCATCCAGCACATAACAAATCTCGGGTTCCTGCAGTCCAGCTGCCCAGAGAGAGGAAGAGGTGAATATGGTTCTGGCTCAAAGAAGACAGGAATCGACGAGATATTCCCAGTGTCTCTGGTCCTATCACCCACCCTCCCCATGTtacgctctctttctctctctactctctctctctcattttccttGTCCCCTCTTTCTCTTCTGTCTCCCGTCTTCCCttgtctcttctctctcctctctccatcccttgctCTGCCTCCCTCTGTCGTTAACACCACTCTCCAGCCAGACAGTATTAACGTCggcctccagtttctgctagccgactctccattctccctcccttccctccctctcactttgTCCAGCTCTCCGCAGCCTTTCCTcttcattcacaaagccatccctcttcccctcaCTTGCCAGTGTGCCCTCCCTCATCCATCTAttccctcctgcctttgggacctgtgctcctcctccccctccaccattttgttcagacacctgccaacattttttcataccttaacgaagggttcaagcccaaaatgttgattacatATCATTGCTACatagaggacactgtttgacctgctgagtttctccagtaatgtatttttactttgtgatggaattgtgttattattattCTTTAGTATCATATATATTTCAGAAAAGGCTTTGTGGGTGGACAGTGACAGAGACACTCTTAGagacacacacaattacacacaattTTCAGGGACTCTGCCTCTGGAAAAACAGAGCAATAAAAAAAAGCTGGAACAGTAGTGTTTGCGTGTACACAAAGAGGACTACTGCTTCAATGATCAGTGTACACAAACCTGGCTCTTTGTGGCTTCAGCAGACAATTTGGAACTTTTGGAAGAGGTGAGACTTGAAACAGAAGCAGAAGTGATGATCAAAGCAAGTGATTAAGGACATTTGAAAAGCTGCATTTTAATATTACACCAAGACACATCTGAGGTCAAAATGCAATGAGGTTCTGTGAGGAAAGAACTACTTGTGTTCTCCTTGTCAAGGGAGGAACACAAAATTGTCATGGCTTTGGAAAGGATGGCTACTTTGTGGCTTCTCttggtcaagagagagagagagagagagagagagagagcagtgttgCAGTGGGATTTTAAATAGCCACTGGTGACTGACTTAATTGTGGGTAAAAGAAAGCAATATCATTCTTATGAATCGTAACCATTGAGATGGTTACTTCTTCAGACTCGTACATGGGAAATCATCGTGGGAAACACAGATACTGAAACCTCAATGCAAGGGGTGGGAATCATttatatgaagaaacaattctctgaaaagaaCTCTACCAGAATTCTGGGAGTTTTGAGAAGTCTCGGGCCTCACACCTACTCCACAATTACTTTTGTGCAACAATTTAAAGTCGGAATTTCAACACAAAACGGACTGAACTTTAAAAGTTGATTCTTTTTACACTCATAcccaaactgtaatggttttgggacctgccccctctccccccacaaaCACACTTGTGCACAGTGAGGGTaagtaaagaaagaaaagaagaaacgtttagagttaagtaagaagtgttatattttgaagataccattgtcttggtgaatttctaatgcTGCTGGACCAAGAGGTAacaacttcaaccatggtgtctacacaCTTTCATGATTTTTCTCTCTCATGCCTCTCCCTCTTTTGTCTTTCTCCTCATGTCTCTTTCTTTCCCCCATCCTccgtgtctgtctctctctctctacacctccccttttctttctgtctgtttctctctccctccctgactctCTCATTCTGTCATGCTCTTCTTTCTCCTGCCtttctcactctgtctctccctccctacTCTAtcctccctctgtctctttcACTTTCTCctgtctttcccccctccccgtctctctccagaATGTCTCTCAAGCTTCCTCCTCTGTCTCGTTCCTTTGTCCTCCCTCactttattcctcctccctgtgcCCCCTCTCATGTCTCTCTCACTCCTTTCTGTCctcgatctctctccctcccctctctctcctcattctcctttctctatctctcgctcCTCTTCCTCCCCAGTCTCTCGCTCTTCCATCTCACTCTGTATCGCTTGCTGTCTCTTTCTCCTCTCTTTTCTGCCTTATGCCTCTCTCTCGTCTTTTGCACTTACTCCTCTCGttcctctctcctctttctcactCTTGTTCCTCTCTCCCTCTGGTCTCCCCTTAACCATTTCAGTTAGGCTGGAGAGAAGCTCCTGGGACAAGGAAAGTAGTTCTGGGGATGGCACGATGTGTACTGGCAGACAGAGCTGTGGGCCTTGCCCCCTGAGGAGTGAAACCAGTCTGGCCGGGAAATGGGAAGTTGAGCAGAAAGGTAGAGAAAGAAAGGCTGGAATGTAGTCATGCTGTGCCAAGTGTGTAACCTCAGTGCAGGAGGTGGTGAACAAGGTGATGGAGCTGAGAGAACATAGATGCATGACAACAGCTGTGACTGAAGAGGTCAGGTCTGGATGCTTCCCATTCCCTGTGAGAGGGATACGGTGAGGGGCTGGGAAAAGGAAGACAGGGAACGACTGGCTCATGGAACAATCATGTGTATCCAGGAACAGGCCAATCAGCCCCTCTAGTCGTCTCTGCTGTTTCACGATATCCTACATGATCCAACCATAACCTCAATCCCATCCCACCCATCACCAGTGACCTTTCACCCTCTCCTAACAAAAACCTtgacttaaaaatattcaaattctCTGCATCCACTGGCCTTtgaggaagagaattccaaaaacTCACCACCAAGAGAAACAAGTCCATCTTCATTGGATGTCCCCTTGATGGTAACTTCTCAatttcaccccttccctccttctcctcGATGAAATGCCCTCTCAGGTCTCTTGGCCTCTAATGGGTTTCAACAGTCCTCTCTCCCTTTTCTACAGTGGAACAGAcaatccaccccccccacccccctgcccccaccagtGCTGGGAACAGTTCTGTCCAATACTTCCTTCAAAAAGCTGCCCATTCCGGTTGTAGGGTCAGAGATGTCAGACACATCACCAAATGAGGCCAATGGGATTCCTGTTGACCCAGGGAGGGTCATTCATCCTGCTGAGTCAACGGCAGTCACAGAGCAATCACTAATTTCCCTGTAACATTCTCAACTTCCTGCTAGCCTCCGTAGATTCCATCCCCTCTCACTAAGTGAAGTTAACAATGTCCATTTAACCCactgaaagatgggaggaaaatggaCAACCTGGGAAAAATTTACTGGGAGAGGATTCAAACTCCAccaggacatctgtgtaccaagaacatttaatattcctgcttgttttggtcacagactgtcagaggcctaaccttgatggaaaataaaccattgtattcaaagtgataagctgaaaattacgttattcgatagaagcctaggcatgctagcttgctcgcttatctttcttactgtgctgggaataggtgcttaggtaagcagtttttgggtaatataagccatggtcccgctgctgaagtttgagactctccgagaggtggcaacatctctcagcaagaagaagaacttctagagtccagttaacatcccggtcgagggaggtggagaagctgctaccggcgccccgacaacctactacaagtgtgtggtcgttgcctcgcttcggcagttgggaccagtccaggcattgataagaataattgggaagggctagcatattgtagtgtgaattcagctttagatttagtaataaagacttgtataaactgaactgctctcggtgtgtgtgtctattttctttcggtagttcaaacactgtgaccaatttaaaacgaacaaagtgagaggtacaagtttacccaggacatacCTAGAAGGCTAAAActtgatgctaatttactttttgaacttcCTAATGAGCTCCGGTCAGAGCCATCATTATGACCCAATTCCAATGACTCACGTGGTTTCGCCTGCACGCGCTACAAGCACGTACTGttatttttgttgctgctggtgtttataTGGTCGCTGTTTTTGACATAAATCTGGTGTTTTAgcaacaatattgtggtcattaataTCTGTGAACCgagatcaataacttttttgagaatgtaaaatcaacataattttgatgtagttcttaaacacttatttcaaattctattgttttcttactgaattttcactttaaccacatgaaacgatgtaaatgtaaatacatttaggctgtgtgtATGATGTtggaatttaaaggtgtaattttaattttgctagctgTTTATCTCACTCCTATTGTCTTTACATTCAGTGATACACGGGAATTATGATTTATGAGTAGCAttttagtacaaaaaaaattactgaagataaaagaacataagaaataggaacaggagtcgccCATcctgcccatcgagcctgctccgccattcaataagatcatggcctatctgatcattgactcaactccaccgacctgcctttcccccatatcccttaattcttttttttatgtaaaaatctaactgaaccttaaatatttaACGAAGTAGCTTCAATCTCCtctctgtatggtctggtatgagaGGAAGCccatggttgggggtgggggggcggggaaaCGTGCTGCTGACACCACGAGTTAAAGCGCTGGGTGACatcaaccctagtgatgccactggttTCCGGTGTCAGGCTGGGGTCTGGCTGAAGAATCCTGGAGCCATGAAGTCATGATTCTACTCACTGACACTGTGCAGCTATCAAAGTAAAAACAAAGGGCCGGAACAAAGGGCACCACAGACCTCCACACAGACACAAATGGAAGGGAGAATTTATGGACAGATTTCTGACCACCACACAAAGTTTGGAAAAGGACGTTGGGAAATTTTAATTTCTGTATTAACTGGGGTGTAAACTGTGATCATAATTCCCAGTTACCTCCAGAAGGTATACAGCAAGCAGGGCAATTCTTGTGGGGTGATGCTGGGCAGGTTGGAGGAAGATCtgtaggggagcattttggtagTAGTGATCAGAATTCAGGAGATTCAACACAGTTATGGGAAAATACAAAGATAAAAGTAGTAGAGTTCCTGGCTTTACCAGACTGACATGACGCAGCACAAGTGGGCGGCCAGTTTGGCGTATCGGTTACCACattgcttttacagtgccagcgactgggacagGGGGTTGAATtccgcactgtctgtgaggagtttttatgttctcccgtATCAGTGTGGGGGTTTTCTCcagtgggctctggtttcctctcactgttcaaaacatactgggatgtCAGTTAAAtgggtttaaattgggcagcacagactcatggtccgaaatggcctgtcaccatgctgtgtgtgtacatatttttaaaaattggtttaaAAGTGGATGGGAGGAGGATCGGTGAAGGGAGGTGGGTCGTGGATAATGGAAAGTGTTTAAGGAGGAGGTTCAAGGGAGTCAAGATAAACACATATCCATAAAAAAACCCATGTCCCGATCCTCCTGAGTGACAGATTAGAAGGTAAAGAAGGTTGGGATTCATTTCTACAGGAATATTATACACTGTAAGAGCAGAGATGCAATGTTGAGGTGCTATAGGCCACTGGCGAGACCTCACTTGagaactgtgtacaattttgggctcctcatttgagaaaagacatggtggCGTTGGACAGAATTTACTAGAATAAAAACAGGATTGAAAGGTttagcacatgaggaacatttgtcagctctgggactgtactcattggagcacagaaggatgggtgtgggggggggggggggtggtttgaacgctaaaaggcctggatagagtagatgtggcaatgtTTTCTCCCCATGGTCGtggattccaggacaagagggcacaacctcaggataaaagggtgtcaatttaaactgGAAAAGTGGAAAAAATTCTTTAGCTAGAGGGCCATGAGTCTATGGAAACAACCTATTGTTCTGGATTTTTAGTGGAGAGCATAAACTGTTTATGGTTGGGACTCCATGGTGTATTTAAGCCAAAGATTGACATATACTTGATTAGGCAGGGCATCAAGACTTCTGGGGTGAAAGCCGGAGAGAgggggtgaatggggagggagggggaaagagatggATCAGGACATGGGAAAATGCCAGAGCAGATGATTAGCCcacttctgctcctctatcttttGATCTTGTGAAGGGAAGGATGTTCAACTTCAACAACACAAGGACTGAGGTAcagtgagaaattttgttttgcagCCACCCCAGTTGGCTCAGGTTTGAATCTGCccctgtctgtaagtagtttgtgtTGTTGCAAACTTGTTTTTTTAGGGAGCATTACTTTGGCGGTTGGCTCAGGGTGCAAAAACACTCTCAGATTTCATAACAACATTTTTCAAGACAGCCTGACACCATGGAGTCCCAACCATAAACAGTTTATGTTCTCCACTAAAAATCCAGAACAATGGATTGTTTACCCAAGGAAAGACATCTGGTGAGAGAGAAGTCATGATTCTGAGTCATTTTTTGAGACTGAAACAGAAATCAGTATCCTCAGCAAGTCATctaaagacactgaagtgaagcCTTCGTGGGAAATGGAACTTCTGCTGCTTGTCTTTGCCAGGAAAAAGTGAACCATTGTAATGGCCATTTTGCTCGATCTACATCTGGGTGAAAACACCAGGAGAATTGTTTCATTGGACCATGAGCATTTTGATGGTCATTTCATCTGTCTCTTGCCTTGTGGAAGTCACACATATAATTTCCCCTacacaaggaagaggggagttttgACAACCATTcgtatgaaagaacatttctctggaagccaCTTGACAAGAATTCATGAGATTTTTGGCAATCCGATCACTCAGTCTCTCACCTCCTTCGTATTTACTTCTGAACATCAACTTAAAAATTCGAGTTTCAAAATGGGagttctaagactgaactttgggaatcgacttttcagaattgtgcctcaCCTCTAATGGTTTGAGTAATCCACACCCATATACATATATAGGCAGATTTGTGCAtaatggggttaagtttagatttaagtaagatgttatattattagtaaattaaaatattgttttaaaaataagattgccatggtgaatttctattcctgctgggcTGACGTCACAGTATGCTCTCCTCACATCTGTATggacttcctcccaccctccaaatcgcTAGGGAGTTagtcagttaattgggtggcacaggttttatGGGGTAGAAGGGTCTTCTACTGTGGTGCATTGTTAAAATTCAACCAGCGCTCAGACCAGTGGGTTTGAAGAGCATAGACTAGCTGGCACAGACAGCTGGCACAGACAGGAAGGGTCAAACTAACTGGCACAGACAGGAAGGGTCAAACAGCtaccttgatttaaaaaaattctgattttttttccccctctccacctttgtTTCACCCCTCAATCCACCTCTCCTTTCAATCTCTCTTCCTCTCTGACCTCCTGGTCTGtctgcctccctctcccctcccccacctttctgGGTGAGAAAAACTGCAAGGTTTATTTTTTGCCTCTCATGTGAAAGCACTCTCATTGTTTGCAACAATTCAGAGTGtggaaacagcagaaccacaaatTGTGTCTGGCTGTTcctgtctcttccccccaccccccaacgaTGCCTCGACAAGAGGGCCGATCAGGCAAGGACTGGTAGGGCGAGGGAGTTGTCATCCAGTGCGTTTTGCGCCACCTACCCTCACTTTGGGATTGgcagatagaaacatagaaacatagaagataggagcaggagtaggtcattcgacccttcgagtctgctccgccattcaacgaaatcatggctgatcttaaagttcagtaccccgtccccaccttctctctgtaacctttaatacccttatactgaagaaatatatctaattccctcttaaatatatttaatgaacctgcctctactgccctctgtggcaatgaattccacagattcaccaccttctgggtaaagaaattcctcctcatctcggtcctaaatggtttgcctattatcctcaaaccatggccccgggttctggattttcccatcatggaaacatcccatctgcatccattctgtccagtcctgccagaattttatatgtctctatgagatcccctctcaaccttctaaactccagcgagtacaatcccaatttgcgcaatctttcctcataagtcaatagacaataggagctggagtaggcccttcggcccatcgagccagcaccgccattttgcagatcatggctgatcactaccatcagtacccctttcctgccattccagtatcagcctggtgaatcgcctctgcactccctccattgcaagaacatccttccttagatcaggtgaccaaaactgaacacaatattccaggtgtggtctcaccaaggccctgtacagctgcagtaaggtatccttgttcctatactcaaaccctcttgatatgaaggccaacataccatttgcccttTTAAcctcctgctgtacctgcatgctcgccttcagagactggtgtacaagtacccctaggtctctctgcacttccccatctcttaatctattgccattcaaatagtaatctgccctccggttcaCATCCACATTGtattgcatttgccatgtatctgcccagtccctcaatttatccaaatcacactagagcttcctgaccccctcttccatgcacacaacccctcctagcttagtgtcatctgcaaatttggagatatta comes from Narcine bancroftii isolate sNarBan1 chromosome 5, sNarBan1.hap1, whole genome shotgun sequence and encodes:
- the LOC138764839 gene encoding high affinity immunoglobulin epsilon receptor subunit gamma-like, with the protein product MKAIFALVFLFHSSSAAGLQEPEICYVLDAILFVYGTVLTALYCRLKILERKKSKPSANVSNYEQMQKENADIYEELKDEKPTAHGKNKKEEGIYTGLNEHHIDTYESLRGQVPGKV